In the genome of Aphidius gifuensis isolate YNYX2018 linkage group LG6, ASM1490517v1, whole genome shotgun sequence, the window CTTACATTACACACCAAGATTTCAAATAAGTAACGTTGAAGCAACTTATCCTCATTCTGGCTACAATGCTCTCACACTTGTCAATGATATTGCTCTTGTTAAggtttcaataaaattatacttgtaatttaattaataatttttttaatatatacctttacctatgtatatatttgttcATTTGAAGATGCATAAACCTTTGCAAGTGAGTGAATATGTTAACTATGCACCGCTGCCAATTGAAcctaatgaaaatttttataatgaaagtCAAATATGCACAGTTATTGGCTGGGGGAGAACTAGCACTACGGAATTTGtgagtaatattattatttcctcttttttttttttttttctctttaaattAGCATTTTATTTTACGATGAAATTTACCggtttaataataatgctaaaattaaatatcctggtaaataattcttttttaagaaaatagaaaaaacgtattattaatattttttttttttttttttttaataaaaaaatttatcattataaaatagacttttttttttatcaaacaatttattgatttttttttttctttttaaaaataagctcatatatttattttatttattcaattatttaattgcaaAGCTCTAGACTTTTttacaaagataaaaaaaaattataattaaatagatattgcaattatcatatttaaaaataatgactcaatttaataatcgtttaaaagcttttaaatattaaattattaatgtattattaatttaaaaaaaaaaagtaaaagatatattgaataatttgtacATGATAAAAAGATTGCTAGTGATGTGCTGAATCACGCCCGAGTGCCATTGATATCATCATCGGAATGCAAGAAATACTATCCCCATGATTTTGGAAATGATCAAATATGCGCTGGACGTCAAGAGGGTGGTGTTGATGCTTGTCAGGTGAGTGAgataaatcatatatatagatatagaaTGCTAAAGTTAGCTATGTATATAGCCAATAATCAATGATGAATGCAGCCAGATGTTTGTCTAGATATATATTAGCTACAAATATTAACAGtgccaataaataaaaataaaacaacaagcttgttgtttttcatttatttatttttaattattttttacatttgttgAACATCACAGGGTGACAGTGGTGGGCCACTTGTATGTAATGGTATTCTAGTTGGAATTGTGTCCTGGGGAAGAGGATGCGCCGACAGAAATTCACCCGGGGTTTATGGTATATATGCATTTATCTATCTCTCTCATATCGATTactataaatttgaaaatatatatattcaaatttgaatataaaactatatagactattattttgattattaacagCTCGAGTTGATTATTATCTTGATTGGATTAATGAAACTGCAACAATAAATGGAGGAGTCTCAAtttatccaaatttttttcatttaatttttttatatgtttttttcttttttatacattattaatgattattaaatgataCTTTACGATTGTTGGAAATctctagaaaaaatatataaattatatataaaaatcaacctgataaatgataattattccgcagttttatactaaaaaaaaatatattacttaaacaaataatattgttgaaaatgaaataatacaatgactgtattatgattattaaaattagcaCATTtggaattatatttaaaaaaataatattatttaaatcttcaTATAATTTGGTTAagttccaaaaaaatttaaaaataatattttaaaattatttttaagacaataaatatcaactggataaaaataaattgcaagtaaatattgatatcaaaacattattttttattttattattattattattattattacaatattaatattaaactgtataaattaacattaaattgaaattcaaCTTCTTTCAATATTCTGTTAACAAAAATcatgttaatgaaaaaaattaaatgagaataataatttttatttataaagtgttatgattcattcattcaataatttatttataataactttaataaaaattaaacatgtgCGGTATAGTTAATTCTTATTTTGCAAAGAAGAAACATCCTAGCTttggttattaataataatattgtgtgATTCCTTTAATCTTGGGAAAGCAAGATCAAAATCATCTAAtgaaacatatatatataatgtgtTTTTacgatattttgttaatttagatatttcttcaaaaacaTCATGAGTAATCGTCTTTGTACGTCccatgtaaaaaatttgtaaatttggtaaattttcaagaaGTTTAATCACTGATCTATTAGTGATTTTCATGAAATGTGATAAAAACAAAGTTtccaaattttcattaaataaatattgaattgatTTATCAGTTATCAGTtcatttactatattttttaatccacATTTATATGAACTAAGATTTAACcactttaattgttttaaattattaagcGCAATAATACCATTATCTGTTATATTTGTACCACCTATGGataaagtatttaattttttagcattactacaaaaatcaatcaaaaatttatctgtaacactatcattattttgaataaataatttcctGAGATTCTTGAATAACCCAACTGGACAAACATATTCGAACGTGTTTACTAAGTCAGACTCAAGGTCAAGTTCctccaaattttttatttcacctaTCGACTGAAATAATGGTTGAACTACTCGAAAATCTATTATACTTAACGATTTCAAAGCGATTAATCGAGGAaatacctgaaaaaaaaaataataattttcagaaaaatgaattaaaaaaattttttttgtgtgtccaaaaatttaaacttaccgAAACCAGTGAATATGGTAAGCAgaagttatttttttctgaactACATCGAAGCCAAAAATTTTCCAAGGTTCCACCAACTTGTTTGAATGACTTGACCAAAGTCTCTGGAAGAATTGAATCTTCACATTGCCAAACAATTCTCAGCGATTTAAGATGAGacatattagaaaaaacattttcaaaatcctcactttttatttctttgaaggCTAAACGAAGTTCCTTAACATTaggacaataaattttaataaattgcatCATTCGAGAATAAGGATATTCTTCAAGATGtaagatatttaaattgtgaCCGCTTAGATGAATTAAACTCATAAAATAATTCTCTCTCATTACAAGCTCTTCGGTATCGAGTcgtgatttttcaaaaataaactttttgaaGCAAGAGTCTAAAACATTATTATCCCAATCTGTacatactgaaaaaaaataaattaacaaattagtATTCTGTCGTAGGGTTGatgcgaatttttttttttttttctatcaataatattttatacttttcaaTAACTGCggaaattgataaaatgctGCATCGATTGACTTTATACGTGCATTACGTTGCTTTTGTAAATAGTCCTCACTGAATTCATTAGGACGCTGACCAACTTCAGGTGGATATATGAAGTCGggtattgataaatcatcttGAACATGTTGAAAATGccactgaaaataaattgtttattattttttcatgtgaaataataaagtattttttaaaagtaaaaaacaagGAAATAATAgatgatgaaattgaaaagTTATGTGAgaagatgataatgaaaaaaatagagaaaaaacaaaagtcaCATCaaacaactaaaaattaatgttattttaaagttatttttatatgttaatttctttatcagtcagctaaatatatattaatattttggtGTACTTACTTCTTGTAAGCTGGCAATTGTTTCGTTCAACCAtttaacaatgttttttttctccatcttgatctttgaaaaaaaaaaaaaaaaccgttaaattattataacctcaaatacaaaatattaaaaatttaatataaaatacttgataaatgGATTGCACTTAATTATACGTATATACCTCTGCACCAGCTTGTTCAACAGAATTTCTGTTATGtacagaaattaatttatattgtgtaAATGCAAGTCGTGACCTGTTGCAACCACGTTCAGCGAGATTTTATTGTGTTTGATTGTGTTTGATATAATTTGATACACACTTATTCATTATCTCTTATCTTGCTTATTATTGGACATCAAAGTTAGCTACATAAGTAGGGATGCCATTGGAGAGGGGCGCATCCgctgtcaaaaataatttttaaatattcccGGGCACTTGGCGCTGCCATCGATATTATATCgccatatttttttgatcattttgatattgtattaaaaaaaaaaaaaacacatttcaataaaaactaaaaagcacgtgtttaacaatatatcaccaaatattgttaattaatatattctaaaaaattaatgatttatttactttttatattacaataatgagttatacaaatgattttgatttatttgttggaGGAATTTGTGGAGTATTCAAAGGTTTGTTggaacaatttaaataattcatgttaTTGTTGTgttgtttgttatttaaaacaaaaatgtaataataaatttacaggtGTTAAGCTTGGAAAATCTGCatttattgctaaaaatatacaaaaattacaatcaaTAAGTAAGGATCATGAAATAACATCCATGTCATGGggtgatgatgaagaaaaagaaatattaattggTTGTGGATCAAAACAACACAGGAGGTTaggtttcattttttttgttttctttacaatattaattgttaattatattaacaatataatttatttatttatttatctttatagtattaaaatttatgacaCTGATTGTGCAGCATTTACAAATTCTTTTGTTTGTAACACTGGAGCTGGTAAAATAAATGGAATATCACGTTATGAAAAGTAAGTTGTTAAATTGACCcatgtatattaataataattgaataataattatttatatttttttaaatagtaatttattaacatcagTTGTATCTGGACATGTTACATTGTGGAAAAGTAaagaagaaaatgaaatacTTATTGAGGCTGGTAGTAATATTGAAAGAATGCGACAttcaattgacaataaaaatttaatagcaaCTGGTGGAAaagaaaatacattaaaaatatacaatttagagaataaaaaaatagtatttgaagaaaaaaatgttaaaaatgattGGCTTGAAATGAGAGTACCACAATGGACATCtgatattggtttttttccaCAAACTTCAATGTTGGCAACTTGCAGTAGATATGGATATGTAAGTTGAcatttatatgataaatttcgaaatttaattgacaaataataaatgttgatatttaattttattaattagatACGTTTGTATGATCCATCTGCACAAAGACGACCAGTTATTAATCTCGAAATAAAAGATCAAGCTTTAACAACACTTGCAATTGCTCCACAAGAAAGGTtagcattaatttattatttataagcaAAGTAACTAGTTCATttcgtttattatttatttatttatttttgtctagACAAATTATTGTTGGATCTGGAAAAGGAATTATGAATCTCATTGATTTACGAAAACCAGGAAAAGTATTAAATACTTATAAAGATTTTGTTGGTGGTATTACTGCAATTCATTGTACGAAAAATGAAGTTGTGTCAGTTGGCTTAGACAGATATCTTAGAATTCATGATTTGGTTACTAAAAAGCtacaacaaaaaacatttttaacatCGAAATTAAAATGCCTACTAGTTAgacgtaattttaatttcaatgaaataaaagcTGAAGAAGATGACAATGATAAAGATGGTAATGATTCAGGTGATGATTCACTTGATGAAATGATGGATGAATCTATTGATGACATTGGCCATGatccaattgatgatttagaaaaggtttattgattattttttttttttttttttttttttttttataataaattgtataaataaaattgaaaataatttattttactttttttgtatgagaatttaattttttttaaatatgaaacgacaaaaaaaataaggtcattttgttattttatttaatgtattttatttttagcttcaaataattcattcatcattgacaatatattttttcagctaAAGACtagtatatttatcaaaataacaaaataattcatcagtGAATTTTGGTGTACACTTGTGATTCAgcttcataaaataataagtcacttttatattttaattattaaaaacagcTACAAgagatgcaaaaaaaaaaatcgaaaaaaaaacaacgttcAAATGAGACTACACACTTGCTCAATATAATTTCTAcagccatttttatttttttaattttttaaatttatccatGACTTTTTACtatacattttcttttttttttttttattaatttttcttacagatatttcatttttattttcataatcatACTGcacactataaaaaaaaaaaaaaacaaaattatcgaGTCATGATGGATCTATTCACTTTTCGTCATCacgattattttaataaaaattacaaatttttcatttaaaaaaacaaaaaaaaaataattaaattcagaCAATTTGGGATTATATTTACACGTCTTGGTATATTTTTGTGGGAAATCCcttttattagatttttttattttattataaatcattggccaataaatataattaaaaaaaaaaaaaaaaaaactatcatcCTCATGGATGCTATCACAAGTCAATACATTTTAATCATTGCCATTCACATCAATTAAagctttactttttttaatttttataatatgcaAAGGTAAACAAGACAAGtcaaaaaaatcatgacaatgtctcttaattattattaaaaaaaagaaaataaataacaaaatttattaggCTTTGCGTGATCAACACAATCAGGTTCAATGAACCATCAATAgtgttgttatatatatttaaaaataaaaaaaaagtaaaacaataaatcagtgacaaataaatcaatattgctgcgcaagttttattattattattaatattattattattatttattactatttatttttttattttttgtttctatacATGTTATCACTCGCAGCTCAATACGCAGCCAAGCactttgtattatttgttttaaatataatttcatttatacaaTTACGAAGTTAATAAATAACGCCCGtttgaatcatcaattgttgtcggtaataaaaaaaaaaaatgataaaccgACTAGACatatcgcaaaaaaaaaaataataataaaatatacagtCAAAATGTAAGACGACAATAAGCGACAACTATTAATTGGACGCACGTTTTACAAATAAGAAGAGCGCAGAAGTAAGTGGTTTATGTGTGTTCGTTGctactttgaaaaataatatttaaaaaaattataataacaatttaaaaaaaaaacaaaaatattcttttttttctgttgtttgaaatacacatttaaatataattaattattcaccaCCAGAAACAGCAACTTCACGCCACGTTGTTTCTGGTGAATTGTTAACAGCCAGTACAGTTTGTGGTTCTGATATATGAGATACAGATGGACTCAATGGTGGGCTTGGTGTTGCtggttgattatttttatcattatcaatatcattatcctgctcatcatcaccaccaccattaccatcatcatcatcattatcatcatttggtgcttttgttgaatttattgaatctTGAGCACGTAATGATATTGA includes:
- the LOC122858582 gene encoding trypsin I-P1-like isoform X1, whose product is MFKILLTILITFNLLITIINCDNNLTLRFERASQVYDENENTQEFENRIVGGEPTNVKTYPFIVSIFLRFTNFHHCGGSYILPRFVLTAAHCLVRSKGYHWVAESPWAYVIFAGISDLHYTPRFQISNVEATYPHSGYNALTLVNDIALVKMHKPLQVSEYVNYAPLPIEPNENFYNESQICTVIGWGRTSTTEFIASDVLNHARVPLISSSECKKYYPHDFGNDQICAGRQEGGVDACQGDSGGPLVCNGILVGIVSWGRGCADRNSPGVYARVDYYLDWINETATINGGVSIYPNFFHLIFLYVFFFFIHY
- the LOC122858582 gene encoding trypsin I-P1-like isoform X2 yields the protein MFKILLTILITFNLLITIINCDNNLTLRFERASQVYDENENTQEFENRIVGGEPTNVKTYPFIVSIFLRFTNFHHCGGSYILPRFVLTAAHCLVSKGYHWVAESPWAYVIFAGISDLHYTPRFQISNVEATYPHSGYNALTLVNDIALVKMHKPLQVSEYVNYAPLPIEPNENFYNESQICTVIGWGRTSTTEFIASDVLNHARVPLISSSECKKYYPHDFGNDQICAGRQEGGVDACQGDSGGPLVCNGILVGIVSWGRGCADRNSPGVYARVDYYLDWINETATINGGVSIYPNFFHLIFLYVFFFFIHY
- the LOC122858597 gene encoding WD repeat-containing protein 74, with the translated sequence MSYTNDFDLFVGGICGVFKGVKLGKSAFIAKNIQKLQSISKDHEITSMSWGDDEEKEILIGCGSKQHRSIKIYDTDCAAFTNSFVCNTGAGKINGISRYENNLLTSVVSGHVTLWKSKEENEILIEAGSNIERMRHSIDNKNLIATGGKENTLKIYNLENKKIVFEEKNVKNDWLEMRVPQWTSDIGFFPQTSMLATCSRYGYIRLYDPSAQRRPVINLEIKDQALTTLAIAPQERQIIVGSGKGIMNLIDLRKPGKVLNTYKDFVGGITAIHCTKNEVVSVGLDRYLRIHDLVTKKLQQKTFLTSKLKCLLVRRNFNFNEIKAEEDDNDKDGNDSGDDSLDEMMDESIDDIGHDPIDDLEKVY